One Leifsonia shinshuensis DNA window includes the following coding sequences:
- a CDS encoding type II toxin-antitoxin system VapC family toxin, producing MKWLLDTMTLSATRRPEREDPDVVRWLERQNPYSLHISAVTIFELELGIQRKERVDPAQGIMLRRWQDDVMMIFSERILPIDGEIAGYAAGYHVPDPRPERDALIAATAEIGNLTLVTRNSRDFEPFRVRMFNPWITRLAKAVSE from the coding sequence GTGAAGTGGCTGCTCGACACGATGACCTTGTCCGCGACCCGGCGCCCCGAGCGTGAGGATCCGGACGTCGTCCGCTGGCTCGAGCGGCAGAACCCGTACTCGCTCCATATCTCGGCGGTCACGATCTTCGAGCTCGAGCTGGGCATCCAACGCAAGGAGCGTGTCGACCCGGCGCAGGGGATCATGCTGCGGCGCTGGCAGGACGACGTGATGATGATCTTCTCCGAGCGCATCCTCCCGATCGACGGTGAGATCGCGGGTTATGCCGCCGGCTATCACGTGCCCGATCCGCGGCCCGAGCGGGACGCTCTGATCGCGGCGACGGCGGAGATCGGGAACCTCACGCTCGTCACCCGGAACTCGCGCGACTTCGAGCCCTTCCGGGTCCGGATGTTCAACCCGTGGATCACCCGGCTCGCGAAGGCCGTGAGCGAGTAG